Proteins encoded by one window of Salvia splendens isolate huo1 chromosome 7, SspV2, whole genome shotgun sequence:
- the LOC121741419 gene encoding disease resistance protein RPP13-like isoform X2 → MAYAALVSLTNTINQTLNSNLYSISPEEKQQITPLLEYVTPFQDFLDNFPDKFNSLEGRMRDLANAAEDIVEYLVLEKVYPTPDEDHPSEKHELAQLQNVIKEIDLIDKEVKEIEDTSRYKSIQHGAHSSSSTSTAPLIHKDAMVGLEEYVLDLKDRICGEPSKKLYVIPICGMGGIGKTTLARSVYDDQLIMEKFEIRVWVTISQDYSAERILSNILECLKEFNKDEKEEIDDVLVHQILMGRRYLVVMDDMWSTEAWDIVRGVLPDNGNGSRVMLTTRLYGVASYPDPSCKLYELGLLDADQSWNLLKQKVFADEDFPRELESIGKEIAGRCKG, encoded by the coding sequence ATGGCTTATGCAGCTCTTGTCTCACTCACAAACACCATAAACCAAACCCTCAATAGTAATCTATATTCCATCTCCCCTGAAGAGAAGCAACAAATCACACCTCTCCTTGAATATGTCACTCCCTTTCAAGACTTCCTTGATAACTTTCCAGACAAATTCAACAGTTTGGAAGGGCGAATGAGGGATTTAGCAAATGCAGCAGAAGATATCGTAGAATATCTTGTGTTGGAAAAAGTTTATCCAACTCCTGATGAAGACCATCCAAGTGAAAAACATGAACTAGCACAGCTGCAAAATGTGATCAAGGAGATTGATTTGATCGATAAAGAAGTGAAGGAAATTGAAGATACCTCAAGATATAAAAGCATTCAACATGGTGCTCATAGCTCATCATCAACTTCAACTGCTCCTCTCATTCACAAAGATGCCATGGTTGGTTTGGAAGAGTATGTGTTGGATCTAAAGGACCGGATCTGTGGAGAGCCATCCAAAAAGCTGTATGTCATCCCTATCTGTGGCATGGGTGGCATCGGTAAAACTACTCTAGCTAGAAGTGTTTATGATGATCAATTAATCATGGAGAAATTTGAGATTCGTGTTTGGGTTACTATATCACAAGATTATAGTGCAGAGAGAATACTTTCAAACATCCTAGAGTGCTTGAAAGAGTTCAACAAAGATGAAAAGGAAGAAATCGACGATGTATTAGTGCACCAAATTTTAATGGGGAGGAGATATCTGGTTGTGATGGATGATATGTGGAGCACGGAAGCATGGGATATAGTTAGAGGAGTACTACCTGATAATGGTAATGGAAGCCGTGTCATGCTAACCACAAGATTGTATGGTGTGGCTTCCTACCCAGATCCTTCGTGCAAGCTCTACGAGTTGGGATTATTGGATGCAGACCAAAGTTGGAATCTTTTGAAGCAGAAGGTGTTTGCAGATGAAGATTTTCCTCGCGAATTGGAAAGCATTGGGAAGGAGATTGCAGGAAGGTGCAAAGGGTAG
- the LOC121741419 gene encoding putative late blight resistance protein homolog R1B-8 isoform X1, producing MGSFPEDHEIQAQKLIKLWVAEGFVRYPIDSESFEKVGEECLEDLVERNLVLITKRKRHGGVKSCRLHDLIRDFCIRKAHESKFFLSKFSFNVAYRYFEEINFTERIKNQRRVSINSSYLSYLLRCDCTTIHSIKCSTYRVVNLECLKRVRLLRVFDAEVVDVECSPFLAQLYELFHLRYLDIRFSHGIPTTLSKLQNLQTLIIREQTHGFGKASDIWLSWGMPQLRHVYFYGTIHFHDPNEVVCSLESLQTLSYLSHWICRERVLKMIPNLKKLKIDCSGRVHSGAPACLDDLGHLHRLENLEIYAGHCLRSRPKYYRFTFPSMLKKLTLKALEFPWNDIVVVGSLPNLQVLKLKGCTCDGGTWETREGAFPELEVLLVEDSSFEHWITESIHFPRLKRLLLYSCSFLNEIPNDIGEIPPLELIEIKGYAKKSLVESAELIREEQEDMGNNTLQVVCIPKVNI from the coding sequence ATGGGATCCTTTCCGGAAGATCATGAGATCCAGGCACAGAAACTCATCAAATTATGGGTCGCTGAGGGCTTTGTGAGATATCCAATAGACTCTGAATCCTTTGAAAAGGTGGGAGAAGAGTGCTTGGAGGATCTCGTCGAGAGAAACCTTGTTTTGATCACAAAGAGGAAACGTCATGGCGGAGTCAAAAGTTGTCGTCTCCACGATCTGATTAGGGATTTCTGCATAAGAAAAGCTCATGAAAGTAAGTTCTTTTTAAGCAAGTTTTCCTTTAATGTTGCGTATAGATATTTCGAGGAGATTAATTTCacagagagaataaaaaatCAACGTCGTGTAAGCATTAATTCTTCCTATCTAAGTTACCTTTTGAGATGTGATTGCACAACCATCCATTCCATCAAATGCTCCACATACCGTGTGGTAAATCTGGAGTGTCTCAAGAGAGTCAGATTGCTGAGAGTGTTTGATGCAGAAGTAGTTGATGTGGAATGCTCACCATTTCTAGCTCAATTGTATGAGCTATTCCATTTAAGATATCTTGACATTAGATTTAGTCATGGCATTCCTACAACCTTATCAAAGCTTCAAAATCTGCAAACTTTGATCATTCGTGAGCAAACCCACGGCTTTGGCAAAGCAAGTGATATCTGGTTGAGTTGGGGCATGCCACAGTTAAGACATGTTTACTTCTATGGTACAATTCATTTTCATGATCCAAATGAAGTAGTTTGTTCTCTAGAAAGCCTACAAACACTCTCCTATTTATCTCATTGGATTTGCCGTGAAAGGGTCCTGAAAATGATTCCAAACCTGAAAAAGTTGAAGATTGATTGTTCAGGCCGTGTTCATAGTGGAGCTCCAGCTTGTTTGGATGATCTGGGACATCTGCATAGACTTGAGAATTTGGAAATATATGCAGGCCACTGTTTACGATCTCGGCCAAAATACTATAGGTTCACTTTTCCAAGTATGCTGAAGAAGCTGACTCTGAAGGCTCTGGAATTCCCTTGGAACGACATAGTTGTTGTTGGTTCGTTGCCAAATCTTCAAGTACTTAAATTAAAAGGTTGTACTTGTGATGGCGGCACATGGGAAACAAGGGAAGGAGCATTTCCAGAGTTGGAAGTTCTTCTGGTTGAAGATTCGAGTTTTGAGCATTGGATCACTGAAAGCATCCATTTCCCGAGGCTCAAACGGCTGCTGCTTTATTCTTGTAGTTTTCTCAATGAGATTCCCAATGATATTGGAGAAATTCCACCTCTTGAATTGATTGAGATTAAGGGTTATGCGAAGAAGTCTTTAGTGGAGTCAGCTGAACTGATACGAGAGGAACAAGAAGATATGGGAAACAACACTCTTCAAGTTGTCTGCATTCCTAAAGTCAACATCTAG